The Undibacterium cyanobacteriorum genomic sequence GTGACCAATGCGGTGCGCTACACACCAGAAGGTGGCAGCATCACCGTTGCGTGGCATGCAGGCGAGAAAGGACCGAAATTATCTGTGCAAGATACGGGCATCGGCATTAGCTCCGAGCATATTTCACGATTGACCGAGCGCTTCTATCGCGTCGATAAAAGCCGTTCGCGCGAGACGCAAGGCACCGGTCTTGGCCTCGCCATTGTGAAGCACGTCTTGTTGCGCCATAACGCCCAGCTTGTGATTGAGTCGACGCCCGGTGTTGGTAGCAAATTTTGTGTGCAGTTTCCTGTCTCACGTTTAATTGAGTCATAAATCTCGCGTAGTTATTGATTTTATTGCACGCTTTTCGGCACGCATCTTTTTATATTGACAATGACGCATCTGGCGCTCGGAATACTTCGTCGTATTTTTACCAAGCGCGCTAAAGTTTTTCCAAAAAGAAACAAATTTCTCAGTAATCCGTCTATCATTTAAAGTGAAATTTCCGAGGGCTCAATTGCTGTAAATCCTTGCGCCTTTTCGCTATGGTTCTCCGAAGTGAGGAATGATGATGGAAATGCGGGTCATTGTGATCGACGATGCAGAGATCAATGTAATGCTGCTGTGTCGTCTGTTAGGCAAGTTAGATCAGTGCTGCGCGGTAAGTTTTACCGAGCCCGAACGTGCATTGCAATGGTGCGCGGAAAATGTTCCAGATCTTGTGCTAGTTGATTTCATGATGCCTCGTATGAACGGGGTGGAGTTCATCAGCGCATTCCGTAAGATCCCATCGTGCGTGGATATACCTATTCTCATGATCACTGCCAATGATGAAACGGCAGTACGTTATGACGCACTCGAAGCAGGGGCAAACGACTTCTTAATTAAACCAGTCGATAAAGTTGAATTTTTAGCGCGTTCAAAAAACATGTTGGCGCTGCGTAAGAACCAACGCCTGCTAGAAAACCGTGCCGCATGGCTAGACTCAGAGGTACAAAAGGCGACTGCCGAGATTAAGGCGCGCGAACAAGAAACCGTCTTGCGCTTGTCGAAAGCAGCTGATTCGCGCGATCCTGAAACTGGTGCGCACATTCTTCGGATGGCGAATTATTCGAAGCTGATTGGCGCCAATATGGGATTGTCCGAGTCACAACAGCAGATCTTACTTGATGCAGCACCCATGCATGACATCGGCAAAGTAGGAATCCCTGATCATATTCTTTTGAAGCCCGGTAAGTTGTCCCCAGAAGAGTTTACCATCATGAAAACTCATGCGACTCTGGGTTATCAAATTCTGGCAGGCAGTCAATCCGAGATTGTGCAAACTGGTGCGCAGATTGCGCTTTCTCACCATGAGAAATACGATGGTAGCGGCTATCCACAGGGACTAGTCGGCAATGCGATTCCCTTGTTCGCACGTATCGTGGCCGTTGCAGATGTGTTTGATGCATTAACCTCAGAACGCCCTTATAAATCGGCTTGGCCGCT encodes the following:
- a CDS encoding two-component system response regulator, whose protein sequence is MMMEMRVIVIDDAEINVMLLCRLLGKLDQCCAVSFTEPERALQWCAENVPDLVLVDFMMPRMNGVEFISAFRKIPSCVDIPILMITANDETAVRYDALEAGANDFLIKPVDKVEFLARSKNMLALRKNQRLLENRAAWLDSEVQKATAEIKAREQETVLRLSKAADSRDPETGAHILRMANYSKLIGANMGLSESQQQILLDAAPMHDIGKVGIPDHILLKPGKLSPEEFTIMKTHATLGYQILAGSQSEIVQTGAQIALSHHEKYDGSGYPQGLVGNAIPLFARIVAVADVFDALTSERPYKSAWPLEKAVEFLREGSGQHFDPVCVDAFLLDWDKVLEIRERYKDDKNELGGLGSF